One Mesorhizobium sp. L-2-11 genomic region harbors:
- a CDS encoding amino acid ABC transporter substrate-binding protein, with protein MKHIAIGILGAATLGLFASSASAATLDDVKAKGFIQCGVSTGLAGFSAPDDKGDWQGIDADFCRAVAAAVFGDGTKVKFTPLSAKERFTALQSGEIDVLSRNTTWTINRDTALGLNFVGVTYYDGQGFMINAKKLPGVNSALQLSGAAVCVQSGTTTELNLADYFKTNKMEYSPVVFEQLSEVDAAYDAGRCDVYTTDQSGLYGIRLTLGSPADHVVLPEIISKEPLGPAVRQGDDQWYHIVKWTYFALLQAEELGITKANVEEMKASDNPEIKRVLGQEADTKIGTDLGVSNDWVVNIVKAVGNYGEMFERNVGSGSPLKIARGINALWTKGGLQYSPPIR; from the coding sequence ATGAAACACATTGCAATCGGCATTCTGGGCGCCGCCACGCTTGGATTGTTCGCTTCGTCCGCGTCGGCGGCCACGCTCGACGACGTCAAGGCCAAGGGCTTCATCCAATGCGGCGTCTCGACCGGTCTGGCCGGCTTCTCGGCGCCGGACGACAAGGGCGACTGGCAAGGCATTGATGCGGACTTCTGCCGCGCTGTCGCGGCCGCCGTGTTCGGCGATGGCACCAAGGTCAAGTTCACGCCGCTCAGTGCCAAGGAACGCTTCACCGCGCTGCAGTCGGGCGAGATCGACGTCCTGTCGCGCAACACCACCTGGACCATCAATCGCGACACGGCGCTTGGTCTGAACTTCGTCGGTGTCACCTATTATGACGGACAGGGCTTCATGATCAACGCCAAGAAGTTGCCGGGGGTGAATTCCGCGCTGCAGCTTTCGGGCGCGGCGGTCTGCGTGCAGAGCGGCACCACGACCGAACTCAACCTCGCCGACTACTTCAAGACGAACAAGATGGAGTACAGCCCGGTCGTCTTCGAACAGCTGTCAGAGGTCGACGCGGCCTATGACGCCGGCCGTTGCGATGTCTACACCACCGACCAATCAGGTCTCTACGGCATCCGGCTGACGCTGGGCTCGCCCGCCGACCACGTCGTGCTGCCTGAGATCATCTCCAAGGAACCGCTCGGACCGGCCGTGCGCCAGGGCGACGACCAGTGGTACCACATCGTCAAGTGGACCTATTTTGCGCTGTTGCAGGCTGAGGAACTCGGTATCACCAAGGCCAATGTCGAAGAAATGAAGGCCTCGGATAATCCCGAGATCAAGCGCGTGCTCGGGCAGGAGGCCGATACCAAGATCGGCACCGATCTCGGCGTCTCCAACGACTGGGTCGTCAACATCGTCAAGGCCGTCGGCAATTACGGCGAAATGTTCGAACGCAATGTCGGGTCGGGCAGCCCGCTGAAGATCGCGCGCGGCATCAACGCGCTGTGGACCA